The following nucleotide sequence is from Methanobrevibacter boviskoreani JH1.
CTATAGGATTTCCAATAGATGTTCTTAGAATATATTGATTTTTATGATTTTTCTATTGACTTTTTAAACATTAAGTATCCTCTTTATAAAACTTAAATATTATAAGATAAATACCATTTATTGTTATATTTTTAGGAAGTAAGGTAGAGATCATATTTATTTTTAATAGGTGTAGAAAATCATGAAAGTATTATTTTTGAATTTACCATATGAATTCAATATTAGTAGGGCAAGTCGTTGGCCAGAGAAGACAAAATCAGGTACTTTATATTATCCCTATTGGCTTGCTTACTGTGTTGGAGTATGTGAGGATTATGGAATTGACGTTAAATTAGTTGATTGTATTACGAAAAACTTTACATTAGAGGATACCTTAAATGAAATATCCTCATACAATCCAGATTATATTATGTGTGAGACAACTACACCTACATGTAGCTATGATTATAACACCCTAAACAGGATTAAAGACAGTTTTCCCAATATTAAAATTATCTGTGGTGGAACACATCCTACAATTCTGCCGGAGGATGTTCTAAACAAATGCTACGGGGTAGATATTGTCGTTCGTCAGGAATACGATTTTACCGTACCTGAGATTGTAAAGGCAGGTGGGGATTCAATTGTAGACTACGGTCAACTTAAAGATATTGAGGGAATCTCCTATAGGGATGAGGACGGTAAGATTGTCCATAACATTGACAGACCTTTAGTTGATTTGGATAAGCTTCCTTGGGTATCTAAGGTCTATCAGGAATTCCTGGATTGTAACGATTATGCATATGCATTTGCACAGAAACCTATGATACAGATTGTATCAAGTAGAGGCTGCCCAAATAAATGTAACTTCTGTTCCTATCCATCAACAATGGGTGGAAGATTGTATCGTTTAAGATCCGTTAAAGATCTGGTGGATGAAATCGAGTATATCCTAACTGACATGCCTGAAATCAAGGAAATATTTATTGAGGATGATACTTTCACAGTAAACAAGAAACGTGTAATGGAAGTATGTGATGAGATTATAGAAAGGGGTCTTAAACCAATATGGTCTTGCAATACAAGGGTGGATCTTGACTATGAAACGATGGCCAAAATGAAGGGGGCAGGCTGTAGGTTACTTGTATGCGGTTATGAATCAGGTAACCAGGAAGTGCTTGATAAGACTAAAAAAGGAATTACTCTTGAACAG
It contains:
- a CDS encoding B12-binding domain-containing radical SAM protein; this encodes MKVLFLNLPYEFNISRASRWPEKTKSGTLYYPYWLAYCVGVCEDYGIDVKLVDCITKNFTLEDTLNEISSYNPDYIMCETTTPTCSYDYNTLNRIKDSFPNIKIICGGTHPTILPEDVLNKCYGVDIVVRQEYDFTVPEIVKAGGDSIVDYGQLKDIEGISYRDEDGKIVHNIDRPLVDLDKLPWVSKVYQEFLDCNDYAYAFAQKPMIQIVSSRGCPNKCNFCSYPSTMGGRLYRLRSVKDLVDEIEYILTDMPEIKEIFIEDDTFTVNKKRVMEVCDEIIERGLKPIWSCNTRVDLDYETMAKMKGAGCRLLVCGYESGNQEVLDKTKKGITLEQSRNFARYARDLDIKVFGCFMIGLTGDNLETINQTYEFAKEVYPDMCFFQQAVPFPGTEFYNWARDNDYLITEDYSHWLNDEGYLNCLVDYPYASHEEIEKIRDNLMSKYYFSFTYIVKTFLANLTWEEFKRNVRGGTQYISFRIKKFFHKSSEEQ